Proteins encoded by one window of Acidobacteriota bacterium:
- a CDS encoding helix-turn-helix domain-containing protein, whose protein sequence is MSRRAVPILLADQERATLQAWVSARSRPLRVIQRAKIILLAAAGMKSQQIAQRMGASRPTVQLRREQFLALRTAGLEKGAPRPGRIPPVSDAKRAAIVEATLHSQPPHAATPDAVPVGAKCEISACLSPKANPN, encoded by the coding sequence ATGAGTCGAAGAGCTGTCCCCATTCTCCTTGCCGATCAGGAGCGCGCCACTTTGCAGGCCTGGGTCAGCGCGCGAAGCCGGCCGCTGCGGGTCATCCAACGGGCGAAAATCATTCTCTTGGCGGCTGCGGGGATGAAGAGCCAACAGATCGCCCAGCGCATGGGGGCTTCGCGGCCGACCGTGCAGTTGCGGCGGGAACAGTTTCTGGCACTGCGCACGGCCGGCCTGGAGAAGGGCGCGCCTCGTCCGGGTCGCATCCCGCCCGTCAGCGACGCCAAGCGAGCGGCGATTGTAGAAGCGACCCTGCACAGCCAGCCGCCCCACGCTGCCACTCCTGATGCAGTTCCAGTTGGGGCGAAATGTGAAATCTCTGCCTGCCTCAGCCCAAAGGCCAACCCCAACTGA